One genomic segment of Mesoterricola silvestris includes these proteins:
- a CDS encoding PAS domain S-box protein encodes MLTPRFSDPPGGQGRTAPSGWSPLMDALDQGVLLLDPDGRYVEANRAASRILGLDREALLEGGLEGSQTGLFLGDGSVLPVQEAPGRVVLRTGQPVRDRELVWTGRDGRRQWLHVSAEPLAGGGVLVNFSDITRRMRAAETLRSSEEKFSRSFHANPDSVAISRLSDGVYLTVNQAFLHTTGFREHEVLGRSSRPEDLDIWVDPRDRERFRELLQQDGKVLGFEAQFRRRDGGVLTGLISASRIDLDGEPCILTMTRDITEWKDQARRLERMTQLYAALSQVNQAIVWARTPQALMDMICEALVKEGRFALAWIGWHDPADAGIEIASRCGDPYAYLDRLRIPTDAPPERHGPAASALREGRPVIENDFLASSEGAPWQGAARRSGFASAAAFPIRKAGAVRAVLMVYAKQKGFFGTNETALLEEAASDASFALEHLELDLKRKEAEESLRRISAAVEQSPLGIVILDREWKVEYVNPRFTEMTGYSRPEIVGRNPIFMKAPSTPLKDFLQIRVALTQGGVWEGEFSSLRKDGGIFHERATIAPVRDGSGAVTHYITFNEDITEHKRAKEIRRSLEAQLVQAQKMESLGNLTGGIAHDMNNVLGAILGLATAKLAALPPDTPGYPTFETIAKAALRGGKMVRRLLTFARVIPEDVASLDLNAILLEEVELLENTLLAKVRLEIDLTPGLRPVRGDAGAISNAFLNLCVNARDAMAEAGTLTLRTRNVDARWVEIQVEDDGAGMTPEILARAQEPFFTTKPQGQGTGLGLSMVYGTVKAHQGEMEIQSRPGAGTRVTLRFPAADDALPEPAAAGPLPPDEAGPLDILVVDDDDMIRASIGEVLEVLGHRSTAFACGEDALADLGRGLHADLVILDMNMPGLGGAGTLPRLRELRPQLPVLLTTGRSDTAALELLDAYPSVAMLAKPFRLDDLKQSLRKFRMA; translated from the coding sequence GTGCTCACTCCACGCTTTTCCGATCCCCCGGGAGGCCAGGGGCGTACCGCCCCGTCGGGGTGGTCGCCCCTCATGGACGCCCTGGACCAGGGCGTGCTGCTCCTGGACCCGGACGGGAGGTACGTGGAGGCGAACCGCGCCGCCAGCCGGATCCTGGGGCTGGACCGGGAGGCCCTCCTGGAAGGCGGCCTGGAGGGGAGCCAGACCGGTCTCTTCCTGGGGGACGGTTCGGTCCTGCCGGTGCAGGAGGCCCCCGGGCGGGTGGTGCTCCGCACCGGCCAGCCCGTGCGGGACCGTGAACTGGTGTGGACGGGCAGGGACGGCCGCCGGCAATGGCTCCACGTTTCCGCGGAGCCCCTGGCCGGGGGCGGCGTGCTGGTGAACTTCAGCGACATCACCCGGCGCATGCGCGCCGCCGAGACCCTGCGGTCCTCGGAGGAGAAATTCTCCCGGAGCTTCCATGCCAACCCCGACAGCGTGGCCATTTCCAGGCTTTCGGACGGCGTCTACCTGACGGTGAACCAGGCCTTCCTCCACACCACGGGATTCCGGGAGCACGAGGTCCTGGGCCGCTCCTCCCGGCCCGAGGACCTGGACATCTGGGTGGACCCCCGGGACCGGGAGCGCTTCCGGGAGCTCCTGCAGCAGGACGGCAAGGTGCTGGGGTTCGAGGCCCAGTTCCGGCGCAGGGACGGCGGCGTGCTCACCGGGCTCATTTCCGCGAGCCGCATCGACCTGGACGGCGAACCCTGCATCCTCACCATGACGCGGGATATCACGGAATGGAAGGACCAGGCCCGGCGGCTGGAGCGCATGACCCAGCTCTACGCCGCCCTGAGCCAGGTGAACCAGGCCATCGTCTGGGCCCGCACCCCCCAGGCCCTCATGGACATGATCTGCGAAGCCCTGGTCAAGGAGGGGCGCTTCGCCCTGGCCTGGATCGGCTGGCACGACCCCGCCGACGCCGGCATCGAGATCGCCAGCCGGTGCGGGGACCCGTACGCGTACCTCGACCGCTTGCGCATTCCCACCGACGCCCCGCCGGAGCGCCATGGCCCGGCGGCCTCCGCCCTGCGGGAGGGCCGCCCCGTCATCGAGAACGATTTCCTGGCTTCCAGCGAAGGCGCCCCCTGGCAGGGCGCCGCCCGGAGGTCCGGGTTCGCCTCCGCCGCCGCGTTCCCCATCCGGAAGGCGGGGGCCGTGCGCGCGGTGCTCATGGTCTACGCGAAACAGAAGGGCTTTTTCGGGACCAACGAGACCGCCCTCCTGGAGGAGGCCGCCAGCGATGCCTCCTTCGCCCTGGAGCACCTGGAACTGGACCTGAAGCGGAAGGAGGCGGAGGAATCCCTGCGCAGGATCTCCGCCGCGGTGGAACAGAGCCCCCTGGGCATCGTGATCCTGGACCGCGAATGGAAGGTGGAGTACGTGAACCCGCGGTTCACGGAGATGACCGGCTATTCCCGCCCGGAGATCGTCGGCCGGAATCCGATCTTCATGAAGGCGCCTTCCACGCCCCTGAAGGACTTCCTGCAGATCCGGGTGGCCCTGACCCAGGGCGGGGTGTGGGAGGGCGAGTTCTCGAGCCTGCGCAAGGACGGCGGGATCTTCCATGAGCGGGCCACCATCGCGCCGGTGCGGGACGGCTCCGGCGCCGTGACCCACTACATCACCTTCAACGAGGACATCACCGAGCACAAGCGCGCCAAGGAGATCCGCAGATCCCTGGAGGCCCAGCTGGTGCAGGCCCAGAAAATGGAAAGCCTGGGCAACCTCACGGGGGGCATCGCCCACGACATGAACAACGTGCTCGGGGCTATCCTGGGCCTGGCCACGGCCAAGTTGGCCGCCCTGCCCCCGGACACCCCCGGCTACCCCACCTTCGAAACCATCGCCAAGGCCGCCCTCCGGGGCGGGAAGATGGTGCGCAGGCTCCTCACCTTCGCCCGGGTCATCCCCGAGGACGTGGCCAGCCTGGACCTGAACGCCATCCTGCTCGAGGAGGTCGAGCTGCTGGAGAACACCCTCCTGGCCAAGGTGCGCCTGGAGATCGATCTCACCCCGGGCCTCCGGCCCGTGCGCGGCGACGCGGGGGCCATCTCCAACGCCTTCCTCAACCTCTGCGTCAACGCCCGGGACGCCATGGCCGAAGCCGGCACCCTGACCCTGCGCACCCGGAACGTCGATGCGCGCTGGGTGGAGATCCAGGTGGAGGACGACGGCGCCGGCATGACGCCGGAGATCCTCGCCCGGGCCCAGGAGCCCTTCTTCACCACCAAGCCCCAGGGCCAGGGCACCGGCCTGGGCCTCTCCATGGTCTACGGCACCGTCAAGGCCCACCAGGGGGAGATGGAGATCCAGAGCCGTCCGGGCGCGGGGACCCGGGTGACGCTGCGCTTCCCGGCCGCGGACGACGCCCTCCCCGAACCCGCCGCGGCCGGCCCCCTGCCCCCGGACGAGGCCGGACCGCTGGATATCCTGGTGGTGGACGACGACGATATGATCCGGGCCTCCATCGGAGAGGTGCTGGAGGTGCTGGGCCACCGGTCCACGGCCTTCGCCTGCGGGGAGGATGCGCTGGCGGACCTCGGCCGGGGCCTGCACGCCGACCTGGTGATCCTGGACATGAACATGCCCGGCCTGGGCGGCGCCGGCACCCTGCCCCGCCTGCGCGAACTGCGTCCCCAGCTGCCCGTGCTCCTCACCACCGGCCGCAGCGACACCGCCGCCCTGGAGCTCCTGGACGCCTACCCCTCGGTGGCCATGCTGGCCAAGCCCTTCCGGCTGGACGACCTGAAGCAGTCCTTGAGGAAGTTCAGGATGGCCTAG
- a CDS encoding sensor histidine kinase, which translates to MILLASVCCAGILGLWWWGLVQAPRAQARVRAADALTQMDRAVSREMSRAETTALAFGAWWSREEGRLDDPEKLQNVISFLEQGAIVSNLILSRQDGDSACVVRKDGEWNLVLFPGGRNPRRYRMDHGRWVPGPTDPHEVYDARTRFWYRFGAAQDRPAWTPEAYRFYTSKVGGFTYTVPVRNRRGLLEGVIGVDVSLEELTHVIWDQQPTPGTRMVVTDPRGLLLVPPRTPEMLDREARFDCQLKPLAARVPPEPLLPFGRAVIGAVRTHATPGTPEMRLQVAIPEEDLFPGLGYRRAASFLLALGAALGVTWSILDLHRRVVRPMRALTRQVEHSQRVASVGMMAPGIVHDVNNQLGVVLGQLDLCQSQAKDHPGLQPRLKAAEGAAIKCAEVLGGLLDFSRQDPGKRELLSLNATVAASVSLLRGVLGRRIRVEEDLGPDVPMLFGESVKLQQIIVNLGLNARDAMPEGGLLTFRTFRAGGKACLEVRDTGCGMDGEVKRRIFEPFYSTKESGKGTGLGLAMVASIVADHGGGIRVESEPGAGTTFVIELPTSLRLPTSDRNSDKEALETR; encoded by the coding sequence GTGATCCTGCTCGCCTCCGTTTGCTGCGCCGGGATCCTGGGGCTCTGGTGGTGGGGGCTCGTGCAGGCCCCCCGGGCCCAGGCCCGGGTTCGGGCCGCGGATGCCCTCACCCAGATGGACCGGGCCGTGTCCCGGGAAATGAGCCGGGCGGAAACCACCGCCCTGGCCTTCGGCGCCTGGTGGTCCCGGGAGGAGGGCCGCCTGGATGATCCCGAGAAGCTGCAGAACGTCATTTCCTTCCTGGAGCAGGGGGCCATCGTCTCGAACCTCATCCTGAGCCGCCAGGACGGGGATTCCGCGTGCGTGGTGCGCAAGGACGGGGAATGGAACCTGGTGCTCTTCCCGGGGGGCCGGAACCCCAGGCGGTACCGCATGGACCACGGCAGGTGGGTGCCCGGCCCCACGGATCCCCACGAGGTCTACGACGCCCGCACCCGGTTCTGGTACCGCTTCGGGGCCGCCCAGGACCGGCCGGCCTGGACCCCGGAGGCCTACCGGTTCTACACCTCCAAGGTGGGGGGATTCACGTACACGGTCCCCGTGCGCAACCGCCGGGGCCTCCTGGAAGGCGTCATCGGCGTGGACGTCTCCCTGGAGGAACTGACCCATGTGATCTGGGACCAGCAACCCACCCCGGGGACCCGCATGGTCGTCACGGACCCGAGGGGCCTGCTGCTGGTCCCGCCCCGGACCCCGGAGATGCTCGACCGGGAAGCCCGGTTCGATTGCCAGCTGAAGCCCCTGGCGGCCCGGGTCCCCCCGGAGCCCCTCCTGCCCTTCGGCAGGGCCGTCATCGGTGCGGTCCGGACCCATGCCACCCCGGGGACGCCGGAAATGCGGCTCCAGGTGGCCATCCCGGAGGAGGATCTCTTCCCGGGCCTGGGGTACCGGAGGGCCGCGTCCTTCCTCCTGGCCCTGGGCGCCGCCCTGGGCGTGACCTGGAGCATCCTGGACCTGCACCGGCGGGTCGTGCGCCCCATGCGGGCCCTGACCCGCCAGGTGGAGCACAGCCAGCGGGTGGCTTCGGTGGGGATGATGGCCCCCGGCATCGTGCACGACGTGAACAACCAGCTGGGTGTGGTGCTGGGCCAGCTCGACCTCTGCCAGAGCCAGGCCAAGGACCACCCCGGCCTCCAGCCCCGGCTCAAGGCGGCGGAGGGCGCGGCGATCAAATGCGCCGAAGTGCTGGGCGGCCTCCTGGATTTCAGCCGGCAGGACCCCGGCAAGCGGGAGCTCCTGTCCCTGAACGCCACGGTGGCGGCCAGCGTCTCCCTCCTGCGGGGCGTGCTGGGCAGGCGGATCCGGGTGGAGGAGGACCTGGGGCCGGATGTGCCCATGCTCTTCGGGGAGTCCGTGAAGCTGCAGCAGATCATCGTCAACCTGGGGCTCAATGCCCGGGATGCCATGCCGGAGGGAGGCCTGCTCACCTTCCGGACCTTCCGCGCCGGGGGCAAGGCCTGCCTGGAGGTGCGGGACACCGGGTGCGGCATGGACGGGGAGGTGAAGCGGCGGATCTTCGAACCCTTCTATTCCACCAAGGAATCCGGAAAGGGCACGGGCCTCGGCCTGGCCATGGTCGCCAGCATCGTGGCCGACCACGGGGGCGGGATCCGGGTGGAATCCGAACCCGGCGCGGGCACCACCTTCGTGATCGAACTGCCGACATCTCTCCGTTTACCGACTTCCGACCGGAATTCCGACAAGGAAGCTCTGGAAACCCGGTGA
- a CDS encoding DUF1801 domain-containing protein: MKTRKPDPASSAPDLISARIAELADWRGETLARMRALILEADPQAVEEWKWMGTPVWSHAGILCTGESYRHIVKLTFAKGASLEDPDGLFNASLEGNARRAIDIREGETVDGEAFKALVRRAVALNLASKAKGSRPGSRNP, encoded by the coding sequence ATGAAAACCAGGAAGCCAGACCCGGCATCATCCGCCCCCGACCTCATTTCCGCGAGGATCGCCGAACTGGCGGATTGGCGCGGCGAGACCCTCGCCCGCATGAGAGCCCTGATCCTGGAAGCGGACCCCCAGGCGGTGGAGGAATGGAAATGGATGGGTACCCCCGTGTGGTCCCATGCCGGCATCCTCTGCACGGGCGAGTCCTACCGCCACATCGTGAAGCTGACCTTCGCCAAGGGCGCCTCCCTGGAGGATCCGGACGGGCTCTTCAACGCGAGCCTGGAAGGGAACGCGCGCCGGGCCATCGATATCCGGGAGGGGGAGACCGTGGACGGGGAGGCCTTCAAGGCCCTGGTGCGCCGGGCGGTGGCCCTCAACCTCGCGTCCAAGGCCAAGGGGAGCCGCCCCGGATCCCGGAATCCCTGA